Below is a genomic region from Raphanus sativus cultivar WK10039 chromosome 4, ASM80110v3, whole genome shotgun sequence.
TGGAAAGTAGTGAccttatttttatcaaaaatatctgCAATAACTTAAAACCAAGAATCTCATAACAGGATTGAAGCAATGCAATAACAGCAGATACAGATAACTTATATAGAAACTATTTTACCTTAAATCAAAGCCTCCTTGGATCTTCTCAACTGTAACCTGCACACAACAATAAAGATCTATTTTTTCTTActatgttttaaaagaaaaagggaaGAGAGATTACATTCAAGACATCACCAGAGTTGGAACACTTGAAGGAAGGGAGACCGTTAATGGCTTTGTTTCTGTAAGGTAAATCTGTAAAATCAATGGAAGCTTTTCCTAGAGAAGCCAATATCGAAGAACACTAAAACAAACTTTAGAGGAGAGAAAACCTAGTTGTAGCAGCCTTCCCGATGGATTTTGTAGATTTGAAAGTCATTTTCTAAGGCTGAGGGATTCTCAATGGTTTCTTGGTCTTGTAGCAGTAAATAAAAGGTTTTATGAGTCGGTTACAGATGAGAATCAGAGAAGTTAGAAACACATAGAAGGTATTTGaccccaaaaagaaaaaagaaacacataGAATCGAAGAAGTTTTATCATAAATAAATTCAGATCGTGAAATCAGGGAAACGGGATCTGACGTGAAATTAATGGGCTTACTGGGCCTCGAAATTAACACAGACAGacccaaacaaaattaaaagccCAGACGCAAACAATGGGATCTGACGTGTAAAAAATATTGATTCCTGTTGAGCGGAAGACCTCTTGATTCGAGATAAATCAAGACCGTATCACGTCGATACGATTGCTCGTGACCTGATTCAATCACACACAAGCACAACCAACAGAAAGATCTACAATAAAGCAAGTAAAGAAGACACACATATTGTTTACCCAGGGGTATCTCTCCGATATGGAGAACTAATCCCCTGGAGCCAGACTCAGCTAGAAAAATCCACTAGAACAAGGCACCACTCTCAAAACAGAGATGGTGAAGAACAGAGTACAACGTCTTCTTCTCGATGACTGACaatcagctctctctctctctctctctctctcttcacttATCCTAATGCTATCTCTCTGATCCTTTTATACTGAACCAAGGATGTACAATGCTAACCAGAACCAATTAGCTAAACCGTCCTAACATAACCGGTTCAACCTAATCATTTAACTATCAATAACCAAGAGATAACCAACCGAATTACAAGCTTAAGAATAGATCACTAACCAACAAACTCCTCCTTGAGCTAAGCTTAAGCTTCACCACTGCAGCTTCAACTCTTCTAGTACCCTTGTTCTCTTCTGTGGACTTCACCTCTAGCTTACACCGTCTGGCGAGGCCTGAGGTTCTCAGGCTGAAACAACCTTGAGCAAACTCAACGCTGCGTTGAACTTGCTCACTGGAACCACTTTTGTCAAGATATCAGCTGGGTTCCGATTTGTATGAATCTTCACCACTTCAACCTCTCCTTCATCCATAATGTCTTGAATAAAATCATACCTCACACGCATATGCTTCGTGCGTTCATGAAATACTGCGTTTCTCGATAAACAGATGGCGCTTTGAGAATCACACCAGATCTTAACAGAACCATGTTCAATCCCAAGCTCGGTAAGCAATCCCTTCAGCCAGATAGCCTTCTTTACCGCCTCCGTCAATGAGATATACTCCGCCTCCGTAGTTGATAACGCCACCACTGGTTGAAGACTTGATCGCCAGCTCACTACATTACCACCTATGGTAAACACATAGCCTGACAGAGACATGCTCCTATCTCTGTCTCCTGTGTAGTCAGAATCACAGAAGCCTTGAATCTCAAAACCTTTCTCTTGAGTAAACGTGAGCTGAACATCTGCTGACCCCTTCATATACCTAAGAAGCCATTTCACTGCTTCCCAGTGTACCTCTCCAGGTCTGCTCATAAACCTGCTGACGAGCCCCACTGCGTATGCAAGATCAGGACGCGAGCCCACCGTTGCATACATTATACTTCCCACCGCAAACAGGTATGGAATCGTATCAGTGTCGATACTCTCCTCCTTCTCAGTTTCTGCTGAGAGCTTGAAATGGGCTCCCATAGGTGTTAAAGCAACCTTAACATCTTCCATCCTGAAGTTTCTAACCACCTTCTTTATATACTCTGACTGAGACAGACGAAGAATCCCCTTGCTTCTGTCTCTGTATATATCCATTCCCAGTATCCTACGAGCTGGACCTAAGTCTTTCATCTCGAATGCAGATTCCAGCTGATCCTTGAGCTTCTTGACATCCTTCATGAACTTCGCAGCAATaagcatatcatctacatatagtAGAAGATACACCATGCTACCGCTTGAACCTTCTGTAGTATACACACACGCATCACTCCAGCTTCTCCTATAACCTTGGAAGTGCATGAACTCATCAAACTTCTTGTTCCACTGACGAGGAGACTGCTTGAGACCGTACATGGACTTCTTCAGTAAGAATACATGATCCGGCTTCGACTTATCCTCGTAACCTTCAGGCTGCTCCATGTATAAGTCTTCTTCTAGATCACCGTGAAGAAAAGCTGTCTTCACGTCCATCTGCTCCAACTCTAGATCTTGATTCACCACTAATGACAGCAGTGTTTGGATTGAAACATGCTTCACTACTGGTGCGAATACTTCATGGTAGTCAATCCCCTACTTCTGCGTGAACCCTCGTGCCACAAGCCTCGACTTGTATCTCTCAGGCTCATCCTCAGTGATCCCAGGCTTTATCTTATACAGCCACTTGCAACTGATCACCTTCCTATCTTTTGGTCTCTTCACTAACACCCAAGTGCCATTCTTGAGAAGAGAACCCATCTCGTCGTCAGACGCCACACTCCACTTATGCCACTCCTTACTTGCCCTTGCCACAGAATAATCTTTAGGTTCTTCCACATACATCAGCTCAAACATCGATAGAGAAAATGCCACCTCATAACAGTCATAATCATTGAACTTTACGGGAGGAACGACAGTTCTGCGAGGTCTGTCTCTAGCCAGTTGATAGTTTGTCAATCATGAGCTGGCTTGCTCCACATCACCCTGCTCTGAAGCTTCTGAATCATCCTCGCCATGAGTAGCAGAAGAATCTCCTCCTTGACTTGAGCTACTACAGCCATCACTAGTCGTCAGAGGTATCTGCACAAGAGTCTTCTCAGCGTCCAACGTACCCGTCTGGTCTGGTACTCCTCCTTGAATGTTCTTCGGGATATCCTTGAACATAGTTTCTTCACAGAACTTCACATTTCGGCTAACCACACACTCTTCACCGTCTAAGAGCCACACCTTATAGCCTTTTGTCCCAGGAGGATACCCAATGAAGACTCCTTTAACTGCTCGAGGCTTGAGCTTCCCTTGATTAGTGTAGATATACGCCACCGAACCAAACTTTTTCATATGTTTGTAACCCGGCTTCCTTCCAAGCCAGATCTCCTCAGGAACCTTGAACCCAACCGCTGACGAGGGAGACCGATTGATGGTATACACTGAGAACGCTGCTGCTTCTGACCAGAACTCTTCACTGAGACCAGACTCATCCAGCAGGCATCGAACCTTCTCCATGATGGTGCGATTCATCCTCTCAGCAACGTCGTTCTGCTGGGGCGTGTATGCGCAGGTCCTATGTCTTGCAATGCCATATTTCCTGCAAAACTCATCAAACAAACGGTTGCAGAACTCTAGGCCATTATCGGTCCTGAGGCATTTAACTTTCTTATCAACCTGATTTTCTACCAGCAATTTCCATTCACTAAAACTAGCAAACGTTTCATCCTTTGTCCTAAGAAAACAGATCCAAACCTTTCTGGAGTGATCATCTATAATGGACAAGAAATATCTGTTACCAGTCTGTGAACGATGCACGATTGGAGAACCCCAGAGATCTGCATGAACATACTCCAAAACATTAGTAGTAGTATGTTTACCAGTACTAAAGCTTACCTTTTTGGATTTTCCCATCACACAGTGCTCGCAGAAGAACTCAGCTCCCCAACATCCTTCTTGGTAAGAGTTCCAGCCTTCACAAGAACTTGTAGATTCTTGACGCTCATGTGTCCCAGTCTGCTATGCCACACCGGTACTTTTAACTTGTGACCTTCTACATTGCAGCTCTCTGGTACTACGGTTTCACCCTTCAGGATGTAAAGGCCATTAACCAGAGCTCCCCACAATGCGACCATGGAGTTCTTCATGAAGATAATCCTGCCATCCTCTCCACAATGCTTGAACCCAAGTCGATCTAGGGTCCCCGTAGAAATAAGGTTCCTTCTGAGCGCAGGAACGTATCTGACATTCTTCAACACCTTGACGGTGCCCCCACGAGTGTTGATCTTCACAGTACCGATCCCCAGAGTCTCTATTGTGGTATAGTCTCCTAGAAGAACCTTTGCTGACTTGATCTCTTCAAAGTCAGTGAACCACTCGCGATGGCAGGTCATGTGGTGTGTACACCCTGAGTCTATAACCCAGTCCTCACTCGCCTCATTGCCAACCGTCGTAAGAGCATTTGGAGCATCATCGAGTGAACTTATTGCTACAGCCGCTTCTCCATCGCTATCTTGTTCCATCCTTTTCTTCCTCGCAAAGCAGTCTGCTTTAACATGCCCCTCTTTCTTGCAGTACCAGCAAGTAACTTTCCTTCCTCGTGACTTGCTTCTGCCTTTGTTTCCTCGAGAGTCGCCATGATCGCGCCTGCTTTGTCGTCCTCTTTCAGAGGAATAGAGCACGGATGCTGTTCCCTTCTCATTCCTTCCACTATCTTGGATCTCTCTCTGTTTGGACCTTGCCGCCGATATGACTTCTTCCAACGTGAGAGAGTCCTTTCCATACTTGAGAGTATGCTTGAGTTGATCATAGATGGCCGGTAGAGAGCTCAGGAACACAATAGCTTGAATCTCATCAGTGACACTGACATTCAAGCTCCCCATCTCTGCAACAATTTTCAAGAAATCATCTACGTTTATATCGATAGACTTTGAGCTATCACATTTAAACGTGTAGAATAAAGATTGAACAAAGATGCGATTGGGTAAAGACTTGGATAGATGCAACCTTTCGAGAGATGACCACATCGCTGCTGCGGTAGTGCAGGGCTTGATCTTGCGAAGAACTTGATTCCCGATGTTGAGGATAATCATATCTTTCGCCTTTTCATCCTTCTCGAGTTTAACTGGATCAAGAATCGTCTTTGTATCTGACGCACCAGTACCGTCGTCATCATCCACCGCCTTTCCCTCTGGTTTTGTCACCGGAACTTCGATCTCGAAGTTATCACTAAGCACGACTTCCTTCAAGCCCGATACACCAAAGTGAGCCATCATCTGAATCGTCCACAGCGAGAAATCACCGGTTCCGTCGAACAGTTCCACCTCAGCGCGTATCGTCTTCGTCGTCGTCATCGTGAGTCCACGAATCTAgacaacctggctctgataccacttgttgagCGGAAGACCTCTTGATTCGAGATGAATCAAGACCGTATCACGTCGATACGATTGCTCGTGACCTGATTCAATCACACACAAGCACAAGCAACAGAAAGATCTACAAGAAAGCAAGTAAAGAAGACACACAGATTGTTTACCCAGGGGTATCTCTCCGATATGGAGAACTAATCCCCTGGAGCCAGACTCAGCTAGCAAAATCCACTAGAACAAGGCACCACTCTCAAAACAGAGATGGTGAAGAACAGAGTACAACGTCTTCTTCTCGATGACTGACAATCagctctctatctctctctctctcttcacttATCCTAATGCTATCTCTCTTATCCTTTTATACTGAACCAAGGATGTACAATGCTAACCAGAACCAATTAGCTAAACCGTCCTAACATAACCGGTTCAACCTAATCATCTAATTATCAATAACCAAGATATAACCAACCGAATTACAAGCTTAAGAATAGATCACTAACCAACAATTCCCATTGGTCGATTTAATCATCTGACGTGGAGGCCTTCTCTGAGCAGGGTATTCTGCTTTTACTACttgttgaatttttatttttttttgcgtCTGAAAGACACTTTATTTAGTAAAACCATATAGTATAAGATCAAGAACGCTTCACAGCTTGCTTGTTGAAACATCTTACCCTTTGATGGCCATAGCATTTGGGATCACAGGCCTCACGTAGAAACCAATAGATTTCAACTGAGCATGGTCACAAGTTCCGAAGAAACCTCCAAACTCACGGCGTTCAAGTATCCCTGAATGAAACTCCATCTTCTTAAGACCAAATTCTCCTGGATCGACCAGTGAACCGCATAGTGTGTACGTTCATTTGTATGAAACGCTAGCGAGGAAATGTAACCATTGTATACCTCCCCGTGAATCCCAGTCACAAACTCTGTCTCATGGTTCAGCCTCAGCTGTAATCAAATGAACATCAGACACTGTATACAGTGAAAGGTTTGGAGGAAAGAAATGAGACTTACAATTCGCCTGCTACAGACAGGTGATGGTGAACCGTAGGTTTTAGAAATGACAACAGATCCATTCTCGACATATCCAAACTGGATTGAAGTGACTCCGCGTTTGTTAAAGGATACATTTATATGAGATATTATCTTGTCGCCCGTTTCTTCCCATTGAACGCACCCAGAGTCGGTACAGGATTGACCAATAGGGCCCATTGCTatcatttgttttcttgtttttttgccACAAGCCATCTGCATAACTATAAAGCAAGGTCTGTACTCTGTGTAGTCTGTATAGAAATCAGCATAGAgaggacaaataaataggcagGAATTTTGGTCTTAAATGGATTCTAATTTATGGTTTGTGTGTATGGGAAGCAAGCAAAGTTATCGATAGCAATGTCAATTGGGCGGGCCGGGCGAGTTTGGGCGTGTCCGAATGGGCATCATTTTTTTGCTGGACAAATTTGGTCGAAGCCCAAATGGGACCATAACCAAATGGGACCATAACCAAATGGGACCATAACCAAATAAGACCATGATTTACTAGATTTGTTGGGCTGTCCAAATAAGCCCAAATGGGACTCAAAAGCGGAGAAGAATCGATGAAGGAAAAGGAGAGTCGATGAGGGAGGAGGAGAACCGAAGACGGCGAAGAAGGATCGACGAAATCGCAGAAGATCCGACGAAATCGCCGAAGAATCGCACGAAATCGACGAAAACGGTGGAAAAAGAAGTGATTTGCGTTTTTTCCAATTTTAGAAAACCCTAGATATTTAGGTTTATTGGACGGCCCATGTCCAAATGATTAAGCCCAGTGGAGCCCACGGACGTAATTGGGGTTGTCCATTTGgacaaaaattaattatggtCCAATATGGTTTTGTCCATTTCTGTCCATATCTATTTGGACATGGGCCGCCCATTAATAGCCTGCCCAATTGACATCTCTAGTTATCGACCACACTATTAGGTGAATCAAATACTGGAATCAAATAAGGATCAGCTATTAGGTGAAAAACTTTGTACCAGTCACAATATTTGGCTTTTCAATCTATTAAGAGACTCATGACAATTATTTTCCATTTGATATTTGCTTACTATAGAATAATATTATATGCCAAGATAATGTCCGTGGGTCTAGTTATAAAATTGAGAAGCAGTGATTTAGTAGCTTTGTTGTTTCCACTCTCTAGGTCTGAATGGTAACGTGCAGGATAACTGTGGGACAAGTGTTGTGCGGTTCAGatagtaacaaaaatatatagatatataggTATGTGTAGAAAGTTGTTGACGGCGGTGCGGTGTGGGGCAGTTGGTTACCGTTCAAGCCTCTATATGTTTTGTGTTGTGGGTCTTTGAGTAAACTTCTTGTAGTGGAACAGTTGAACTGTCTTGTCTGTGCTCAGTTTTCGCTGTGGAGTTTTGTTTCAGTTGAGGTTAGTTTCATTGCAGAGAGAACTTCTTTATCCATTAATAAGAAACTTGCTTCAAAGTATGGCTCTAACCTCGTAGCTCCCCACCCAAAACATTTCTGGTATGTTTGTAGCATCCCTATCCCCCGGGGATCGACCGGGGTTATCGGTAGGGAGCTATAGACATGCGTATGCTCTTATAGGCAACCCGCCGTGTCAGTTACTGGTCCCATGAGTCGACGATCGCAttgctttctttgaaattcCGATCCACCCGTATCCATACACTTCTACTTACAGTCCTGCGCACAGGTAAAAGGAAAGGGAGGGTCTGAGTATTGGGTTACTCAGTGAAGTGACTCTAGACCAGCCTGCCCGCAAGACACTCTACACTACTCTATGCGGGAACCAGGACTGACTAGCCACTACAGTCATCAAGGCAACATAAAGCATTCCATAACACATCATTTCTAGCCACCTAGCGAGCAGTCAATACATTAAACTCAGACACTGCTACAAATCAATCAATAATAGATAAGACCGACTCGACAAACACAACCGACTCAACTTCAAGAAAAGGACCTATGATCATTTACGGATGTCCCTACGCGTTCCGGTCTATCCTGGGTGGCGCCTCTTTCGAGCATCCGTCCCGCCCAGCTTCCTAGAGGCTACCCGGATTGCAGCACGTTGGCCCTCTGGCTCTGTTTGCCCCCCGGCCATTCATAGCCTTACACAGCCCTTCTCGGCTTGACTCGATCCTATGGCGCCACTACACTTGCTTATTTATATCCCGCCCTCGCGCGGTTCCTTTCACATCACCACACATCGCAccctagactctagacgcccacccgttctcggtggtccaagcAGGACTACAAACAAGATCATTGACACTTCTTCCACATTCTCATTCTCATTCACATTCACTTACTCATACTTACACTTCCTCTTTCACTTACTCCATCACTTACACATAGACTCATAGTCATACTCATACTCAAGACGCCACCCGTTATCGGTGTCCCACACAAGTCACTTAGCACAAGATTAATATGAACAACCAATCGACAAGATGCTAAGAGAAATCTCTATCAACACATGGGACCAAACAACACATAAGGAatcatcatattttatccaCATCAACACAAGACAGTCCATTAATGTCCCTTTTAAACAGTATGAGAGTTCTTATGCAACATGGTTCATGCATCTAACAGCCTAGATTCATCATGAACTAACACCCTAACTTTCACACAAGAGCTAATCAACCCTAGATCCAACAAGATTAATATAAAGGACATGAGAGAAACTGGGTTTGGATCACCTCATCTTAACCTAGATCTGGACACAAGAGCGAGAGAAGATGAGATCTGAACCACCCGACTGATCAGCTACACCACCACCACGCTACCTCAACACACGGCGATCACCACCAATCCGCCGCCGACaaggagagagagggagagatcgGACgccgaggagagagagaagaagaagaagaagagagagacgcgctggagagaggagagaagagagaagagacggCGGCGCAGGAGAGAAGACTTGACGGCTAGGGTTTCCAGTTCTCCGGGAATCTCTGCAGAGCTCCGCTTCAGTTTTGTGAATAGGACAAAAGGAGGTGGCTGCAGTCCTTTTTATAAGGATGGGGAGGAGAGACCTAGGTTTTCTAGTCAATCGGGCCGTAGGGAAGCCCGATCCcattagaaaaaatattgggtccgggatagggatgttacaaACTCCCCCACTTAATGGAATTCGGCCCCGAATTCAGCTTGTGTAACTCCCAATTCTTAACATCCCTTacccaatattttttttccaacgGTTTCTGCAATCCAAGATATCCTTGGTACTAACTCAATGCGGCTTTATACTACTCCCATGTCGCATCAGGCGGTACTACTTGCTTCGAGGTTTCATAGGTCTTCTTTGCTTTGTCTTTTGTTCTCCCCCACTTCGATCAGGCATACCCATTTCCTAACACCCGTCATTTCGTCCCCTATTTCTGTGTGTCAAGACTCCCGTGCCTAACATTCCGACTTCGTGTGACACCCACTCGCCCTTTGTCCGCCAGCGGTTTCACAAAGTTATCCGAGGCGCTTATTACTATCCTTACTCGACTCGATTGGACCGCCAAGGACAATGGTTGAAAACTGCTTGTAACCCGGAAACAAGatattcttcttctccatccacCGATTCAAAATGGGCAGTGGTTGTGCACGGTCTTCTGCTTTTGCACTGTAGAAGTCAAGCAGTGGAGTGTCTTTGTCCTGCCATCTCACAAACTCTCTTTTCCAGGTAGACAAAAATTCCCTTTGGAAGCACAACCAGTGGCTTAGCCTAAGGATACTTTGCAAGGAAGCTCTGCATGAAACTGATGATCATGAAGGTTCTTCCGGAACCCGGAGCACGAGCCACGATACAACCCCCTGGGGTGGAGCACAGCCCACAACCCAAATGAGCTACACGATGAGGCTTCATCTTGCTAGCATGCGTCGGATGAGCAGGTAGCCCACCTATCATCCGCCCTTCTGCAGATAACTTAATCTCAAAATCTGGTCCCCAAACTTTTTAATCCGAGATTCGGAAGCATATGATCTCGTGCTCCTTTTCGCTTTACTGAAGTTCACCTCAACAATATCTAAGATGCTTTTGTCAATAACTCCGCGGACACGGCAACATAACCCATGTCGTCCTTTAGTATGAAGGGGTGCGCGCAGTCTTCCACTTCATCGGTCTTTGATTCATTGCGTGAGGTCTCTGCATCCTTGGAACACACTATTGACATGGCCATTTCATTTCCAGATATTACCAAGATCCTCATCTGCTGCTTCAGACTCATTACCACTTGCATCATCCTCAACGCCCCCATAGACACCCTTATCGTTGACCACACCATTTCCAATGGCATGAACTTTTTCTCTCCTTGTTTGTCCCACGCAGACATCTCTGCCAATGACCATACCGTTTTACATAGCAAGGAGGTTGCCTCTGCTACTTTGTCCCTCCACCAACCAGTAATGGACAAGCCATCTCCCGTCCCCTCCCCAAAAGCGGACTGCGGCGTCACAGGCACCACGTCGCCTTGACCCTTCTGATGCTGCACAAGACTTGACTGAAACGGACACTTAGGCTTCTCGAcagcatcttcatcatcatcagcagaaTCAAGAATAACAATCTCAGTGGAAGGGACCACAAAGAGAGCCTTCTTCGAACCATCATCATCACCCCATCGCCATCCAAGTCAATCACACAATCCAGAGCCAGCTGACTCTCCAAACTCATAAGCTCTCCTTGACCGTCctctgttgctgctgctgccgCTACTGCTCCTGCTCCCAACACAGCATGGGCAAGCGATGGATACAACCAGATGCAACGCTTCACCCGCTCCATCCTCAGGTTAGCCACCTCTTCCAATTCCTTAGTAACGTTCCCGAACTTACCACCGTCTAGAGCCTCAGCATGTTGCTGACGGCAAGGGTTGAGAAAAGTTGGTGTCTTTAGATGGGTTCCTGTGCCGCTTTGCCTCGGAGGAGCCGAGAGAGAGTCCATCCTCCTCTTGCTTCCTGATGCGGTGCCCTTTAAGGGGAGGTTGGGGAATCTCCATGAAGGAGACAGAAATCACTAACTGAGATGATACCACGCCATGGTTACAATTCCTGC
It encodes:
- the LOC108850660 gene encoding jacalin-related lectin 24-like, translating into MGPIGQSCTDSGCVQWEETGDKIISHINVSFNKRGVTSIQFGYVENGSVVISKTYGSPSPVCSRRILRLNHETEFVTGIHGEVYNGEFGLKKMEFHSGILERREFGGFFGTCDHAQLKSIGFYVRPVIPNAMAIKG